A window of Xylanibacillus composti genomic DNA:
CAATTCCGGCGTTGCCCAGGCCCCCATATAGAACATCGCAAAGCGGTCCTGCTGCATGGCCTCCTGTGTCGCCGCATGGTAGACATCATGCTGCATGCTCAAGCCGTACTTGCGAATTTCCCTGCCCAGCTCCGCCGCCTTGCGCACCGTTTCATTATTGCGGCCAAACCGGTAAAATTGGTCCAGCAGGCTGTACTGCATGCCCGTTACCTCCAAAGGATCGGTTGCATATTGGAAAATATAAATATCATGCTCCTTCAGCACCTTCGCCATATGCAGCCAGTTTTCCGGACTTTCCAAATAGTAGGCAAGCTCCGCGGGCTCGGCAGGAAAACCATGGGCTGCCAAAATATCTGCGCGGTAGTAAGTGACTGCGCCGAGAATCTGTATCGGCATGGCAATCATCCGCTTCTCGTTGAGCGAGGAATAGAATCCCCACATTTGCTCCGGAATCAGAGAGCGGAAGCGTTCTCCCTCATAAGGGGACTCCAGCAAGTTCTCCAAGCCTTGAATCGCGCGGAAGGCCCCAATCTTATTATTGTCGATGATCAAAATATCCGGCGGATTGTCTCCTGCCAAGCCTTCCAAGTAGTCTTCAACCAACGTATCATACTGGACAAGCCTCACATGCAGCTGGACATCCGGGTGCATTTTCTTGAATTCCTTAAGCAAGGACGAAGGATCGTAGTATGTCCATAGCGTCAGCTCCTTGTCTGATGAATGAAACCGGCCAACGCTCACCAGGTTTGTCTCGCCTGCATCCGTCCTC
This region includes:
- a CDS encoding ABC transporter substrate-binding protein, translated to MNNRRVAMLICCFCLLLAACRSGTAELRTDAGETNLVSVGRFHSSDKELTLWTYYDPSSLLKEFKKMHPDVQLHVRLVQYDTLVEDYLEGLAGDNPPDILIIDNNKIGAFRAIQGLENLLESPYEGERFRSLIPEQMWGFYSSLNEKRMIAMPIQILGAVTYYRADILAAHGFPAEPAELAYYLESPENWLHMAKVLKEHDIYIFQYATDPLEVTGMQYSLLDQFYRFGRNNETVRKAAELGREIRKYGLSMQHDVYHAATQEAMQQDRFAMFYMGAWATPELQGWAPGTKGKWRMTRLPMNLYGVDGGSSIAITSSSRNKDLAWDFVKSATLLNEVIHAPAEREFLGGQDLTYYYSSQLQRMEKAAPSPFDEKLARYWSSGIASVIERSDNIGDNLNALEKEMMDSITEDRRRLIHFLNIKPD